Proteins from a single region of Geothrix sp. PMB-07:
- a CDS encoding PLP-dependent aspartate aminotransferase family protein: protein MPKPWGPTTTAIHAGKHFNPTRAVTTPIFQTSVFQLLENREGAEFAASVEPPAFYTRWGNPNTSEVEAVLAELEGAERALATASGMSAFALVFEAFLKSGDHLVAPAAIYLGTEQLIRRWETERGLQVTWVKNSLDLGEWEAAVRPNTRLIWVETPSNPTLAMTDLAGVAALGRKHGIRTVADNTFPSPIHTKPRAFGIDLSVASATKYLAGHSDVVAGVVAGCEADVVACWHLSKLVGPTLDPMAAWLLHRGLKTLALRVRRASDNAQALAQWLLWQPHVARVDYPGLPTHPGYDIALRQMEKGFGAMVGFELRAGLLAGQRFCEALEVITRGVSLGGVESLIQHPASMSHLRTAPEVKARLGITDGLLRFSVGIEDQPDLIADLEKGFQAAAEAR, encoded by the coding sequence ATGCCCAAACCCTGGGGACCCACCACCACCGCCATCCACGCCGGGAAGCATTTCAATCCCACCCGGGCCGTGACCACGCCCATTTTTCAAACCTCGGTCTTCCAGCTTTTGGAGAACCGGGAAGGGGCCGAATTCGCTGCCAGTGTTGAACCACCGGCCTTCTACACCCGCTGGGGCAACCCCAACACCAGCGAGGTCGAGGCGGTGCTGGCGGAATTGGAGGGGGCCGAGCGGGCTTTGGCCACAGCCTCAGGCATGTCGGCCTTCGCCCTGGTGTTCGAGGCCTTCCTCAAGAGCGGTGATCATCTGGTGGCTCCGGCCGCCATCTACCTGGGCACCGAACAACTCATCCGGCGCTGGGAGACGGAGCGAGGCCTCCAGGTCACCTGGGTCAAGAACAGCTTGGACCTGGGGGAATGGGAGGCCGCCGTTCGCCCGAACACCCGCCTGATCTGGGTGGAGACGCCCTCCAATCCCACCCTGGCCATGACCGATCTCGCCGGGGTGGCGGCCCTGGGTCGGAAGCACGGGATCCGCACGGTGGCCGATAACACCTTCCCCAGCCCCATCCATACGAAGCCTCGGGCGTTCGGCATCGATCTCAGCGTGGCTTCGGCCACCAAGTATCTGGCCGGGCATTCGGACGTGGTGGCAGGTGTGGTGGCAGGCTGCGAGGCGGACGTGGTGGCGTGTTGGCACCTCAGCAAGCTGGTCGGGCCCACGCTGGATCCCATGGCCGCCTGGCTGCTTCACCGGGGCCTCAAAACCCTGGCCCTGCGGGTGCGCCGTGCTTCGGACAACGCCCAGGCCCTGGCCCAATGGCTTCTCTGGCAGCCCCATGTGGCCCGGGTGGACTATCCGGGTCTGCCCACCCATCCAGGCTACGATATCGCCCTGCGCCAGATGGAGAAGGGGTTTGGGGCCATGGTGGGCTTTGAACTGCGGGCTGGACTCCTGGCGGGACAGCGCTTCTGTGAGGCCCTGGAGGTGATCACCCGGGGAGTGAGCCTGGGTGGCGTGGAAAGCCTCATCCAGCATCCGGCCAGCATGAGCCATCTGAGAACCGCCCCCGAGGTGAAAGCTCGTCTAGGCATCACGGATGGTTTGTTGCGCTTTTCCGTGGGCATCGAGGACCAACCCGATCTCATTGCGGATCTGGAAAAGGGGTTCCAGGCTGCCGCGGAGGCCCGATGA
- the gatB gene encoding Asp-tRNA(Asn)/Glu-tRNA(Gln) amidotransferase subunit GatB, with product MKPGYEAVIGLEVHVQLKTRSKMFCACRNQSGAPPNSLTCPVCLGLPGALPTLNAEAVRMALVLGLAVEGTIQPRSAFYRKQYFYPDLPKGYQITQGPVALVEEGHLDVPGDARVRGKEGPVRIRIERAHLEEDAGKSHHDLDAHHSHVDLNRAGVPLLEIVGAPDLRSAQEASDYLKALHRLVVGLGICDGNLEEGSFRCDANVSVRKAGEAAFGTRVEVKNLNSFRFVRQALEHEIERQTALLEAGEAVQMETRGWDASAGETRGQRSKEAAMDYRYFPEPDLPLLTIEPEEITAARAALPELPDQRIRRWQEAYGLGLDEAQTLAQSPAFATYFDELARLSGSGRGAAAWMLGEVSRTLNERGISIEAFPVEPKKLAELVRLVDARTLGFGTAKEQVFPVLLAGEGSAEAIVAQKGLAQIRDRGPIEALVLQVLTAHPGPVAQIKGGKESLKGFLVGQVLKAGNGRLDARLVNEVLAEALAKS from the coding sequence ATGAAGCCTGGCTATGAAGCGGTGATCGGTCTGGAAGTGCACGTTCAGTTGAAGACCCGGTCCAAGATGTTTTGTGCCTGCCGCAACCAGTCCGGTGCCCCGCCCAACAGCTTGACCTGCCCCGTGTGTCTGGGACTTCCCGGGGCCCTGCCGACTTTGAACGCGGAAGCTGTGCGCATGGCCCTGGTCCTGGGACTGGCCGTGGAGGGCACGATCCAGCCCCGCAGCGCTTTCTATCGCAAGCAGTACTTCTACCCCGATCTGCCCAAGGGCTACCAGATCACCCAGGGCCCCGTGGCCCTTGTGGAGGAGGGTCATCTCGATGTGCCTGGAGATGCGCGGGTGCGAGGCAAGGAAGGCCCTGTCCGCATTCGAATCGAGCGGGCCCACCTTGAGGAAGACGCAGGAAAGAGCCATCACGACCTGGATGCCCACCACAGCCATGTGGACCTGAACCGCGCCGGGGTTCCCTTGCTGGAAATCGTCGGAGCGCCGGATCTGCGCAGCGCCCAGGAGGCCTCGGACTACCTTAAAGCCCTTCATCGCCTGGTGGTGGGGCTGGGAATCTGTGACGGCAACCTGGAGGAGGGCAGTTTCCGTTGTGATGCCAACGTGAGCGTCCGAAAGGCGGGCGAGGCCGCCTTTGGCACCCGGGTGGAGGTGAAAAACCTGAACTCCTTCCGCTTTGTCCGGCAGGCCTTGGAGCACGAAATTGAAAGACAGACGGCCCTCTTGGAGGCCGGTGAAGCCGTGCAGATGGAAACCCGCGGCTGGGACGCCTCGGCCGGTGAGACCCGGGGACAGCGGTCCAAGGAGGCCGCCATGGATTATCGGTACTTCCCGGAGCCCGACCTGCCCCTTCTCACCATCGAACCCGAGGAAATCACCGCCGCTCGCGCCGCGCTTCCCGAACTTCCCGATCAGCGCATCCGTCGCTGGCAGGAGGCCTACGGTCTGGGGTTGGACGAGGCCCAGACCCTGGCCCAGAGTCCGGCTTTCGCGACCTACTTCGACGAGCTGGCGCGACTGAGTGGATCAGGCCGCGGGGCGGCGGCCTGGATGCTGGGCGAGGTGAGCAGGACCTTGAATGAGCGCGGCATCAGCATTGAAGCCTTCCCCGTGGAGCCCAAAAAACTGGCGGAACTGGTGCGCCTGGTGGATGCGCGCACCCTGGGATTTGGCACCGCCAAGGAGCAGGTCTTCCCGGTTTTGCTGGCAGGCGAGGGGAGTGCCGAGGCCATCGTGGCGCAAAAAGGGCTGGCCCAGATCCGTGACCGCGGGCCCATCGAGGCGCTGGTGCTGCAGGTGCTGACAGCACACCCCGGGCCCGTGGCTCAGATCAAGGGCGGCAAGGAAAGTCTGAAAGGGTTCCTGGTGGGCCAGGTGCTGAAGGCGGGGAACGGGCGCCTGGACGCCCGGCTGGTGAATGAGGTTCTGGCGGAGGCCCTGGCCAAATCCTAG
- the dnaN gene encoding DNA polymerase III subunit beta encodes MNLQLQVSKDRLDRTLGLLKHALDRRVTLPILQHILVDVRQKEVVMKATDMELAFEATVPGEGQGQWTMAVPGKKFIETVRVFPEGILSLECPDAGGRLWLRAKGMNSEHNIQPGEGFPELPAPSKELPVVKIPVLRFKRAIQLGSIAVSKDATKPTLSAVLLHLSKNHVRVVSTDGFRLAVAEVPCDTKLKDEVRLIVPKRALDLIPTLLGDEGEVELCWDGTTLFLDQPGLKFSTRLVTGNYPAYEKVLPAELPKRVILDREVFLRTLRFVGLKKDDYNKNVRLFYEFPNLRTVFQHPDEGVNQATLPFTGEEQPFELAFNIDYLTELLERLPGEEVVYQFKDEVGQGVFMSPSLEDFSFRYVLMPVRFANSATA; translated from the coding sequence ATGAACCTTCAGTTACAAGTTTCCAAGGATCGTCTGGACCGGACACTGGGCCTGCTGAAGCATGCCCTCGACCGGCGGGTGACCCTTCCCATCCTTCAGCACATCCTTGTGGACGTGCGACAGAAGGAAGTGGTGATGAAGGCCACGGACATGGAACTGGCCTTTGAGGCCACGGTTCCTGGCGAGGGGCAGGGGCAATGGACAATGGCGGTACCTGGGAAGAAGTTCATTGAAACCGTGCGTGTGTTCCCCGAAGGCATCCTCAGCCTGGAGTGTCCAGATGCCGGAGGCCGCCTATGGCTGCGCGCCAAGGGTATGAATTCCGAGCACAACATCCAGCCCGGCGAAGGCTTCCCAGAGCTGCCAGCCCCCAGCAAGGAACTGCCGGTGGTAAAGATTCCGGTGTTGCGCTTCAAGCGTGCCATCCAGCTGGGTTCCATCGCCGTCAGCAAGGATGCCACCAAGCCCACCCTTTCTGCGGTACTGCTGCACCTCTCCAAGAACCATGTGCGTGTGGTCTCCACAGATGGTTTCCGCCTGGCTGTGGCCGAAGTGCCCTGCGACACCAAGCTCAAGGATGAAGTTCGGCTCATCGTCCCCAAACGCGCCCTGGACCTTATTCCCACGTTGCTGGGCGATGAGGGCGAAGTGGAACTCTGTTGGGACGGCACCACCCTGTTCCTGGACCAACCAGGCCTGAAGTTCAGCACCCGCCTCGTCACGGGCAACTACCCGGCCTACGAGAAGGTGCTTCCTGCGGAACTGCCCAAGCGGGTGATCCTGGATCGCGAAGTCTTCCTGCGCACCCTGCGGTTTGTGGGCCTGAAGAAGGACGACTACAACAAGAACGTGCGGCTCTTCTACGAATTCCCCAACCTGCGCACCGTCTTCCAGCACCCGGACGAAGGCGTCAACCAGGCCACACTGCCCTTCACGGGTGAAGAACAGCCCTTTGAGCTGGCTTTCAACATCGATTACCTCACGGAGCTGCTGGAGCGGCTCCCCGGCGAAGAGGTGGTCTACCAGTTCAAGGACGAAGTCGGCCAGGGCGTGTTCATGTCCCCCAGCCTGGAGGACTTCAGCTTCCGTTACGTCCTGATGCCCGTTCGTTTCGCCAACAGCGCCACCGCCTGA
- the ribD gene encoding bifunctional diaminohydroxyphosphoribosylaminopyrimidine deaminase/5-amino-6-(5-phosphoribosylamino)uracil reductase RibD — protein sequence MPDLKLSPEVAWALATGGPWPDPATRTGDEHFMAEALQEALKGVGLASPNPPVGCVLVKEGRILGRGVHTRAGDPHGEIMALRDAEARGEDPSGATAYVTLEPCCHQGRTGPCTMALIQAGITRVVVGVRDPNPRVDGGGLAILRAQGLSVQEGVLGEACGRFHAPFFKLIRTGLPWVTLKLALGSDGSLGPAGQSTQVTPPEVQQWAHALRRASEAIVVGRHTIEVDDPQLTDRWPAPTAPHRSFARVVMDQGGQISPKARVWQPVAGQPVFRAVIGDPTPLRGVEDLRLPPDGRGCSLRHLLHELAARGVGRVLVEGGGTLAAGFLAQNLVDEFHRFQSDLPAGGHSLTLCLPSAWKFSSSARWDTGRWEIWR from the coding sequence ATGCCTGACCTGAAGCTCAGTCCCGAGGTCGCCTGGGCTCTGGCCACCGGAGGGCCCTGGCCCGATCCTGCAACTCGGACCGGAGATGAGCACTTCATGGCCGAGGCCCTCCAAGAGGCCCTGAAGGGCGTGGGCCTGGCCAGCCCGAACCCTCCGGTGGGTTGTGTGCTGGTAAAGGAGGGCCGCATCCTGGGCCGCGGCGTGCATACCCGGGCTGGGGATCCCCACGGGGAAATCATGGCCCTGCGCGATGCGGAGGCCCGAGGCGAAGATCCCAGCGGCGCCACGGCCTACGTGACGCTGGAGCCCTGTTGCCACCAGGGCCGCACGGGCCCTTGCACCATGGCGCTCATCCAGGCGGGCATCACCCGGGTGGTGGTGGGGGTTCGCGATCCCAACCCCCGCGTGGATGGCGGCGGGCTGGCCATCCTGCGCGCCCAGGGCCTGTCTGTTCAGGAAGGCGTCCTGGGCGAAGCCTGCGGCCGCTTTCACGCGCCCTTCTTCAAGCTCATCCGGACCGGCCTTCCCTGGGTCACCTTGAAATTGGCCCTGGGCTCGGATGGTTCACTGGGGCCAGCAGGACAAAGCACCCAGGTGACCCCACCCGAAGTGCAGCAATGGGCCCATGCCCTGCGGCGGGCCTCCGAAGCCATCGTGGTGGGCCGCCACACCATTGAGGTGGACGATCCCCAGCTCACCGACCGCTGGCCCGCCCCGACAGCCCCTCATCGCAGCTTCGCCCGGGTGGTCATGGACCAGGGTGGCCAGATTTCTCCCAAGGCTCGGGTCTGGCAGCCCGTGGCAGGCCAGCCGGTCTTTCGCGCCGTGATTGGCGATCCCACTCCACTGAGGGGTGTCGAGGACCTGCGCCTTCCCCCGGACGGACGCGGATGCAGTTTGCGCCATCTGTTGCATGAACTCGCCGCCCGGGGGGTGGGACGGGTGCTGGTGGAGGGGGGAGGCACCCTGGCCGCGGGCTTCCTGGCCCAGAACCTGGTGGATGAATTCCACCGCTTCCAGAGCGATCTCCCGGCCGGAGGCCACTCTTTAACTTTATGTCTGCCTTCGGCTTGGAAGTTCTCATCTTCGGCGCGATGGGACACTGGCCGCTGGGAAATCTGGCGGTAG
- the thiS gene encoding sulfur carrier protein ThiS, which translates to MKLHINGDARETPALATVADLAVWLNLPSYGSAIELNGEVVRRAEHAVTPLQEGDRLEVVRLVGGG; encoded by the coding sequence ATGAAGCTCCATATCAATGGCGACGCCCGGGAGACTCCCGCTTTGGCCACCGTGGCCGATCTGGCCGTCTGGCTGAACCTGCCGAGCTATGGCAGCGCCATCGAGTTGAATGGTGAGGTGGTGCGCCGCGCCGAACATGCGGTCACCCCCCTGCAGGAGGGCGACCGTCTTGAGGTGGTGCGCTTGGTGGGCGGCGGCTGA
- the rpmH gene encoding 50S ribosomal protein L34, translating into MKRTFQPNNRRRAKTHGFLSRMKTKNGRLVLKRRRAKGRHVLAL; encoded by the coding sequence ATGAAGCGGACCTTTCAGCCCAACAACCGTCGCCGTGCCAAGACCCACGGCTTCCTGAGTCGCATGAAGACCAAGAATGGCCGCCTGGTGCTCAAGCGCCGCCGCGCCAAGGGTCGTCACGTCCTGGCCCTCTAG
- the yidC gene encoding membrane protein insertase YidC produces the protein MNNRNVVLFVIGSVILLAGQFWLSSRYAKPVPRVEAQQVSPAPTKAQATAHEPASSVVAPSTPAAQAQAGVKVADPAATHILTSGDLTLTWQVATGALKQVVWRQDGTHFFPETFAGLGSLKGAGFETVRDEQGPNSTAVIFENAVGERLTYTVPSQGHVLKVEAASPRQAVLMLVLNPTQDEPVKGLGRVFTLTEKGVEAVTWHDVLHESWFGMAKRKPLPPTAERLGVDAGLEKDAKSQRNHYFAALWKLPRLAGRDAEGYELLPQNGHMEASLYLGPKKAEPLLAFEKPFTQVIDYGFFGAVSHLLFWILKKVHALVGNWGWSIVLFTLIIRLATWHLNTKQTISMLRMKDFEPHQKAIQAKYEKFGSDMTKKAEMQKELMALYKKNGHNPMGGCLPMLLQMPIFLALWSMLNNVFELRHAPFFGWITDLSARDPYFIFPVLMGASMFAQQAMTPAVGDPAQRKMMMVMMPVMMTFMFAQSPAGLTIYYFIFNLIGLAQTWWIMRSYQPQPITV, from the coding sequence ATGAACAATCGCAATGTCGTTCTTTTTGTCATCGGCAGCGTCATCCTGTTGGCGGGCCAGTTCTGGCTGTCTTCCCGGTATGCCAAGCCCGTCCCTAGGGTTGAGGCTCAGCAGGTTTCCCCTGCCCCCACCAAGGCCCAGGCGACGGCCCACGAGCCCGCCAGTTCCGTGGTTGCGCCCTCCACTCCTGCAGCCCAGGCCCAGGCGGGAGTCAAGGTGGCGGATCCCGCTGCTACGCACATCCTGACCTCCGGTGACCTCACGCTGACCTGGCAGGTCGCCACGGGCGCCCTCAAGCAGGTGGTTTGGCGCCAAGACGGCACGCACTTCTTCCCGGAAACCTTCGCGGGCCTGGGTTCGCTGAAGGGGGCCGGGTTCGAAACGGTCCGGGATGAACAGGGCCCGAACAGCACGGCGGTTATTTTCGAGAACGCCGTCGGCGAGCGACTCACCTACACCGTGCCCTCCCAGGGCCACGTGCTGAAGGTTGAGGCCGCCTCACCCCGGCAAGCGGTGCTCATGCTGGTTTTGAACCCCACCCAGGACGAGCCCGTGAAGGGGTTGGGGCGGGTGTTCACGCTGACAGAAAAGGGGGTGGAAGCTGTCACCTGGCACGATGTCCTGCATGAATCCTGGTTCGGGATGGCCAAGCGCAAGCCCCTGCCTCCCACCGCCGAGCGCCTGGGTGTGGATGCCGGCCTCGAGAAGGACGCCAAGAGCCAGCGCAACCATTACTTCGCCGCCCTCTGGAAACTGCCCCGCCTGGCGGGCCGCGACGCGGAAGGCTACGAGCTCCTTCCCCAGAACGGCCACATGGAGGCCTCGCTCTACCTCGGTCCCAAGAAGGCTGAACCCCTGCTGGCCTTCGAGAAGCCCTTCACCCAGGTCATCGACTACGGCTTCTTTGGCGCGGTGTCTCACCTGCTCTTCTGGATCCTGAAAAAGGTCCACGCCCTGGTGGGCAACTGGGGCTGGTCCATCGTGCTCTTCACGCTGATCATCCGCCTGGCCACCTGGCACCTGAACACCAAGCAGACCATCTCCATGCTGCGCATGAAGGACTTCGAGCCGCACCAGAAGGCCATCCAGGCCAAGTATGAGAAGTTCGGCAGCGACATGACCAAGAAGGCCGAGATGCAGAAAGAGCTCATGGCCCTCTACAAGAAGAACGGCCACAACCCCATGGGCGGCTGCCTGCCCATGCTGCTGCAGATGCCCATCTTCCTGGCCCTCTGGTCCATGCTCAACAACGTCTTCGAGCTGCGCCACGCGCCCTTCTTCGGCTGGATCACAGATCTCTCCGCCCGCGACCCCTACTTCATCTTCCCGGTGCTCATGGGCGCTTCGATGTTCGCCCAGCAGGCCATGACGCCCGCCGTGGGGGATCCCGCCCAGCGCAAAATGATGATGGTGATGATGCCCGTCATGATGACCTTCATGTTCGCGCAAAGCCCCGCCGGGCTTACGATCTACTACTTCATTTTCAATCTGATCGGCCTGGCCCAGACCTGGTGGATCATGCGGTCCTACCAGCCCCAGCCCATCACCGTATAG
- the dnaA gene encoding chromosomal replication initiator protein DnaA: MRSADPSTLWDTIRQGLSKQLPEASFKEWIAPCEPLKMNDGALWIQVPSAAAKLWIEQQLPEEFSDALAQSGLSDLRLEFQVNGAPSSEPKPAPRKTAAPVVGAAEAPVAFPHLFNRYTLDRFVVGPGSQLAFAAARAVVDSFGKAATPLSMNPLFIYGGAGLGKTHLMVGIGKGLLERDPNLRVVYLKVDNFFNELTVAIRAKNTEPMRKKYQQNDVLLLDDVQTLGKMERTQEEIFHILEHLLQHGKQIVITSDKPPQRLEGCHERLITRFKWGLTADIQPPDFETRIAILKKKLEDVDFKHVPAIPEDVLTFIAHKAKGSVRDLEGFLTRVIFQASLIGVPPSLEVAHAAFQGQSGEEPTAPIHPDRIFRMTAETFNVSFVDLMKKRSRQQAILLPRQVAMYLAREIASMPFTDIGRAFNMHHSTVMNAIDSVRDRMKRDPEFHRMVQALLNSIH; this comes from the coding sequence ATGAGATCCGCCGATCCATCAACGCTCTGGGACACCATTCGACAGGGCCTGTCCAAACAGCTGCCCGAGGCCAGCTTCAAGGAGTGGATTGCCCCCTGTGAACCCTTGAAGATGAACGATGGGGCCCTCTGGATCCAGGTGCCGAGTGCGGCAGCCAAATTGTGGATCGAGCAGCAACTGCCCGAGGAATTCAGTGATGCCCTGGCTCAGAGCGGCCTCTCTGATCTTCGGCTTGAGTTCCAGGTGAATGGGGCGCCTTCGTCGGAACCCAAGCCCGCGCCCAGAAAAACGGCTGCGCCAGTTGTCGGAGCCGCAGAAGCACCCGTGGCCTTCCCGCACCTCTTCAACCGCTACACCCTTGATCGGTTCGTGGTGGGCCCCGGCAGCCAGTTGGCCTTCGCGGCGGCCAGGGCCGTGGTGGACAGCTTCGGCAAAGCGGCGACCCCCCTCAGCATGAACCCCCTCTTCATCTATGGCGGAGCTGGGCTTGGAAAGACCCATCTCATGGTGGGTATCGGCAAGGGTCTGCTGGAGCGCGACCCCAACCTGCGAGTCGTCTACCTCAAAGTCGACAATTTCTTCAACGAACTGACGGTGGCCATCCGCGCCAAGAATACTGAACCCATGCGGAAGAAGTACCAGCAGAACGATGTGCTGCTGCTGGACGACGTGCAAACCCTGGGAAAGATGGAACGCACCCAGGAGGAGATTTTCCACATCCTGGAACACCTGCTGCAGCACGGAAAACAGATTGTCATTACTTCAGACAAGCCGCCCCAACGCCTGGAAGGCTGCCATGAGCGTCTCATCACCCGTTTCAAATGGGGCCTCACGGCGGACATTCAGCCCCCTGACTTCGAAACACGCATCGCCATCCTGAAGAAGAAACTGGAGGATGTGGATTTCAAGCATGTACCGGCCATCCCTGAGGACGTGCTCACCTTCATCGCCCACAAGGCCAAGGGGAGCGTGCGGGATCTGGAGGGGTTCCTCACGCGGGTCATCTTCCAAGCCAGCCTCATCGGGGTGCCGCCTTCTCTCGAGGTGGCTCACGCGGCCTTCCAGGGCCAGAGCGGCGAGGAACCCACAGCTCCCATCCACCCGGATCGCATCTTCCGGATGACAGCCGAGACATTCAACGTCTCCTTCGTCGACCTCATGAAGAAGCGCTCACGGCAACAGGCGATTCTCCTACCTCGTCAGGTGGCCATGTACCTCGCCCGAGAGATCGCCTCCATGCCTTTCACCGACATCGGACGGGCCTTCAACATGCATCACTCCACCGTGATGAACGCCATTGATTCTGTGAGGGACCGCATGAAGCGCGATCCCGAATTCCACAGGATGGTGCAGGCTTTACTCAATAGCATTCATTGA
- a CDS encoding tRNA modification GTPase has product MPAVSDPICAPATPLLPSAVAVLRVSGSDLADTLAPLLSLPEPRKATLRTLCWEGFRERALVLFFPGPSSYTGEDLVELQVHGNPLLVRRLLTHLGRLGVRQAEPGEFTRRALLNGKQGLLEAEALRDLVAAETDTQIRLAQARAGAQPTWIHEARAVLTPWMSRAEAAVDYGEDEGIGLDLKALKNDLLRLRIGFHVEQARSRAAIHLREGIRLGIVGRPNAGKSTLFNALAGGDRAIVTDLPGTTRDVLEVRCEWRGLPLRLFDTAGLRESEDRVEQLGVARVGAVLEEADLVLHLTPVGDGPDGLSETTLAPFRGKVLEVSTFADRGKASGVAIAALQGDLDALEAALKERLLGGLAPDACLGALATGRQVELLDELVRQLDLLSALDEGCPPEVPASLLQGAWAQLARLTGEDRADSALDALFSGFCLGK; this is encoded by the coding sequence GTGCCCGCCGTTTCTGATCCCATTTGTGCTCCTGCGACACCCCTGCTGCCCTCGGCAGTGGCGGTGCTGCGCGTATCTGGGTCAGACCTGGCCGATACCCTTGCGCCCCTGCTGTCCTTGCCTGAACCCCGGAAGGCCACCCTTCGCACTCTTTGTTGGGAGGGTTTTCGCGAGCGGGCCCTGGTGTTGTTCTTCCCTGGGCCCAGCAGTTATACCGGTGAGGACCTGGTTGAACTTCAGGTCCACGGCAATCCGTTGTTGGTGCGGCGTCTTCTGACGCATCTGGGTCGGCTGGGGGTGCGCCAGGCCGAGCCCGGAGAATTCACCCGCCGAGCCCTTCTCAATGGCAAGCAGGGGCTGCTGGAGGCCGAGGCCCTGAGGGATCTGGTGGCGGCGGAGACCGATACCCAGATCCGCCTGGCCCAGGCCCGGGCCGGAGCGCAGCCGACTTGGATTCATGAGGCGCGCGCCGTCCTGACGCCTTGGATGTCAAGGGCCGAAGCGGCGGTGGACTATGGCGAGGATGAGGGTATTGGCCTGGACCTCAAGGCTTTAAAGAACGATTTGCTTCGCCTTAGGATTGGGTTCCACGTGGAACAAGCCCGATCCCGGGCTGCCATTCACCTGCGGGAGGGCATCCGGCTGGGCATCGTGGGACGTCCCAACGCCGGCAAAAGCACCCTCTTCAACGCCTTGGCGGGGGGGGATCGGGCCATCGTCACGGATCTTCCCGGCACCACCCGGGATGTCCTGGAGGTACGGTGCGAATGGCGGGGCCTGCCTCTCCGTCTGTTCGACACGGCGGGATTGCGCGAGTCCGAGGATCGGGTGGAGCAGTTGGGAGTGGCCCGGGTGGGAGCCGTTCTAGAAGAGGCGGATCTCGTACTGCACCTGACCCCTGTGGGAGATGGCCCCGATGGGCTTTCGGAAACAACCCTGGCCCCTTTCCGTGGAAAGGTTCTGGAGGTGAGCACTTTCGCTGATCGAGGCAAAGCCTCTGGTGTGGCCATCGCCGCCCTCCAGGGGGATCTGGATGCCCTGGAGGCGGCCCTCAAGGAGCGGCTGTTGGGAGGGTTGGCGCCAGATGCCTGCCTGGGGGCCCTGGCCACAGGCCGCCAGGTGGAATTGCTGGATGAATTGGTGCGGCAGCTGGACCTGCTTTCGGCTCTGGACGAGGGTTGTCCTCCAGAAGTACCCGCCTCTCTTCTTCAGGGAGCCTGGGCCCAGTTGGCCCGCCTCACGGGGGAGGACCGCGCCGACAGCGCCCTGGACGCCCTCTTCAGCGGGTTCTGTCTCGGGAAGTAG
- a CDS encoding ribonuclease P protein component, with the protein MIYRGRFRTVRHKDHAVPTPLPRPLLGQSSLDIRAWRRAEDGEPLLLVTSPRKTGGAVQRNRFRRQVRMAFLAQVETLLGGPWVVWVRPGRSAPPLGTIRFQDIENQLRLALNRLPASDAP; encoded by the coding sequence GTGATCTACAGAGGCCGCTTCCGCACGGTGCGGCACAAAGACCACGCGGTTCCGACACCCCTGCCCCGGCCCTTGCTGGGGCAATCGTCGTTGGATATCCGGGCCTGGCGCCGGGCCGAGGACGGAGAGCCGCTTCTGCTCGTCACCTCTCCGCGAAAGACGGGTGGCGCCGTGCAGCGGAACCGGTTCCGCCGCCAGGTGAGAATGGCGTTTCTGGCCCAGGTGGAGACCTTGCTGGGGGGACCCTGGGTGGTGTGGGTGCGCCCTGGCCGTTCGGCCCCGCCTCTTGGTACGATTCGTTTCCAGGACATTGAAAACCAGCTTCGGCTTGCCTTGAACCGCCTTCCCGCTTCGGATGCCCCATGA